The Thermodesulfobacterium sp. TA1 sequence ATTCCTACTGGATCAACGATTAGGGAAAGGGGGGGGTATCCTTTAACTCTTAGTCCGTAAGAACAAACAAAACCATCTTCAAGGGCATAGTATGGAAGACCGTGTTTTTTTGCAAAATCTCTTGCTTTTTTTGCAGTAGGCTTTAATCCCCAGCCTATCACCCCAGTTACCTGATTGAGGTCTACTTTTTGTGAGTACAAAACGACCTTTTTCTCAAGAAAGGATTCTAAAAAAGGTATACTAAAAATTTCTTTTGAAAAGGTAAGAAACATAAAGACCTAAATATTAATTTTTTTGTAGTCCTCTAAGGTTTTTTCTTTTAGGTGATATAAGAGGTTTTTTGCACCTTCAAAGAGCTCTTTTCTTTTTTCGTGGTTGTCTGCTAACTCTAAAATTGCAGACTTCCAAGCCTTAATTTCCATGGGAAGGACGATGCCTGCTTGAAGCTCCTTTATACTCTTAGCAAGAGGAAAGTATTCCGAGTATATTCCTACTGCTCCACTTCTCATGATGTTATAGAATTTAACATAAGATCTTGCCTTATTAAAGAGATTATCAAACAAAGGAGCAAGCCCAATGTGTCTGTATTTAAGGGAAGAAAAGGTTAGGTATTCAGTCCACTTCATAGAATGAACGAGGTATAAATTTTTGATAGGCTTATACATCTTTGCAGTCCTTTGGTCAACGACAATTTCAAAGAAAAGCTTTTCAGATTGTAACTCATTTAAGAGGTTTCTTAGCCAAACAAACTCTACCTTGTGAGAGGCAGTAGCGTGGTAAAAGACGAGAGTCCTTTGAGCTTCTGGAGATAATAAAAGGTCCTTTTCCTCTATGTGTGTAGGGTAAGGGGGTAAGACTATAGGATTAAATTTTTGATATTTTTCTGCAAGGTAATCATTGGAAACAAAGATTTGCGTGTTAGTAGTTAACCAATTCTTAAACTTCCAAGCTTTGTTAAAGATCTTGAAAGCGTATCTTAAAGGCAAATCTTTGAGAACTTTAAGGTCAAAAAGGTCGTCATCCATAAAGTAGTAAATTTTATCAATTATATCTACGCTCTTTTTAATCCACCTTAAAACCTCTCCGGTTAAGTATCTCACAATAAGAAGTCTAACTCTTTCGCTAAATACAAAATTTGACAATTCTTTATGAGTTAATCGAATAAAATTTAAATTTTTATTTTTTAGTAAAGGAACTATGTAATAATCTGTAGTTGGATTTATGTTTTCTTCAATTATGATATAAATCATTTTCAAAGTTTATTTTAATTTGTATTTACTTTGTCAGACTTCACCTTTCTTGGGCTGCAACTTCTTCCTTTGATTTTATATTATTTCCACACTTGTGCAAGAAATTTTTACTATATTTTTTCTAAAACGAAAATTTGTAAAAATATGAAGGAAGATAAAGGGACCTA is a genomic window containing:
- a CDS encoding glycosyltransferase family 4 protein gives rise to the protein MIYIIIEENINPTTDYYIVPLLKNKNLNFIRLTHKELSNFVFSERVRLLIVRYLTGEVLRWIKKSVDIIDKIYYFMDDDLFDLKVLKDLPLRYAFKIFNKAWKFKNWLTTNTQIFVSNDYLAEKYQKFNPIVLPPYPTHIEEKDLLLSPEAQRTLVFYHATASHKVEFVWLRNLLNELQSEKLFFEIVVDQRTAKMYKPIKNLYLVHSMKWTEYLTFSSLKYRHIGLAPLFDNLFNKARSYVKFYNIMRSGAVGIYSEYFPLAKSIKELQAGIVLPMEIKAWKSAILELADNHEKRKELFEGAKNLLYHLKEKTLEDYKKINI